The Juglans microcarpa x Juglans regia isolate MS1-56 chromosome 2S, Jm3101_v1.0, whole genome shotgun sequence genome has a window encoding:
- the LOC121251977 gene encoding casein kinase 1-like protein 3 isoform X1, whose translation MERIIGGKYKLGRKIGSGSFGEIFLATHIDTFEIVAVKIENGKTKHPQLLYEAKLYNILQGGSGIPSIRWSGVDGEDNVLVLDLLGPSLEDLLVYCGRKFSLKTVLMLADQMITRIEYVHSKGFLHRDIKPDNFLMGLGRKANQVYMIDFGLAKRYRDATTNRHIPYRENKNLTGTARYASCNTHLGIEQSRRDDLESLGYVLLYFLRGSLPWQGLKAATKKQKYDKICEKKLSTPIEVLCKSHPVEFASYFHYCHSLTFDQRPDYGFLKRLFRDLFAREGYEFDFIFDWTIIKYQQSQKNRTQSRVSSVPVGSSSRAMPLDVDNHQGGVIVPLSAEVKERIRPGNATGPGFRMHFKSPITKNLSSENPIEKNVTSEDHMASTSYALAGSSKRNSSKLALPTDTANPGNGHGNRMGPSSSWISSLPRISSAK comes from the exons ATGGAACGGATCATCGGCGGTAAGTACAAGCTCGGCCGCAAGATCGGCAGCGGATCGTTTGGTGAAATCTTCCTCG CTACGCATATCGATACATTTGAGATCGTCGCCGTTAAGATT GAAAACGGTAAAACTAAGCATCCGCAGCTCCTTTATGAGGCCAAGTTATACAATATTCTTCAAGGAGGAA GTGGTATTCCTAGCATAAGATGGTCTGGCGTAGACGGGGAGGACAATGTGCTTGTGCTCGATTTGTTAGGACCCAGTCTTGAGGACCTGTTGGTGTATTGTGGGAGGAAGTTCTCATTGAAGACAGTTCTAATGTTGGCTGATCAAATG attACAAGAATAGAGTACGTGCACTCTAAAGGATTCTTGCATAGAGACATAAAACCTGATAACTTCCTCATGGGTCTTGGTCGGAAAGCAAACCAG GTTTACATGATTGACTTTGGGCTTGCAAAAAGATACCGGGATGCAACAACCAATCGTCATATTCCTTAcag GGAGAATAAAAACTTGACAGGGACTGCACGTTATGCAAGTTGCAATACTCATCTTGGAATTG AGCAAAGCCGGCGGGATGATTTAGAATCACTGGGATAtgtgcttttatattttttgaggGGAAG CCTTCCATGGCAGGGTTTAAAGGCTGCCACAAAGAAGCAGAAGTATGACAAAATATGTGAGAAGAAGTTATCAACTCCTATAGAG gttctCTGCAAATCTCATCCAGTGGAGTTTGCTTCATACTTTCATTACTGCCACTCACTGACATTTGATCAGCGACCTGATTATGGATTCTTGAAGCGTCTGTTCCGTGACTTGTTTGCTCGTGAAG GATATGAAtttgatttcatatttgattGGACAATCATAAAGTATCAGCAGTCACAAAAGAATAGAACCCAGTCTCGAGTATCT TCTGTTCCTGTAGGTAGCAGTAGTCGTGCAATGCCACTAGATGTGGACAATCATCAAG GTGGTGTTATCGTTCCTCTTTCAGCTGAAGTAAAAGAGCGTATTAGACCTGGAAATGCAACTGGTCCTGGTTTCCGGATGCATTTTAAATCACCAATTACGAAGAATTTAAGTTCTGAGAATCCTATTGAGAAGAAT GTGACGAGCGAAGACCACATGGCCTCTACTTCATATGCACTTGCTGGTTCCTCTAAAAGAAATTCCTCAAAGCTTGCATTGCCCACTGATACTGCAAATCCTGGTAATGGACATGGCAACCGAATGGGTCCTTCAAGTAGCTGGATATCGTCACTGCCACGCATCTCTTCTGCAAAGTGA
- the LOC121251977 gene encoding casein kinase 1-like protein 3 isoform X2 yields the protein MERIIGGKYKLGRKIGSGSFGEIFLATHIDTFEIVAVKIENGKTKHPQLLYEAKLYNILQGGSGIPSIRWSGVDGEDNVLVLDLLGPSLEDLLVYCGRKFSLKTVLMLADQMITRIEYVHSKGFLHRDIKPDNFLMGLGRKANQVYMIDFGLAKRYRDATTNRHIPYRENKNLTGTARYASCNTHLGIEQSRRDDLESLGYVLLYFLRGSLPWQGLKAATKKQKYDKICEKKLSTPIEVLCKSHPVEFASYFHYCHSLTFDQRPDYGFLKRLFRDLFAREGYEFDFIFDWTIIKYQQSQKNRTQSRVSSVPVGSSSRAMPLDVDNHQAEVKERIRPGNATGPGFRMHFKSPITKNLSSENPIEKNVTSEDHMASTSYALAGSSKRNSSKLALPTDTANPGNGHGNRMGPSSSWISSLPRISSAK from the exons ATGGAACGGATCATCGGCGGTAAGTACAAGCTCGGCCGCAAGATCGGCAGCGGATCGTTTGGTGAAATCTTCCTCG CTACGCATATCGATACATTTGAGATCGTCGCCGTTAAGATT GAAAACGGTAAAACTAAGCATCCGCAGCTCCTTTATGAGGCCAAGTTATACAATATTCTTCAAGGAGGAA GTGGTATTCCTAGCATAAGATGGTCTGGCGTAGACGGGGAGGACAATGTGCTTGTGCTCGATTTGTTAGGACCCAGTCTTGAGGACCTGTTGGTGTATTGTGGGAGGAAGTTCTCATTGAAGACAGTTCTAATGTTGGCTGATCAAATG attACAAGAATAGAGTACGTGCACTCTAAAGGATTCTTGCATAGAGACATAAAACCTGATAACTTCCTCATGGGTCTTGGTCGGAAAGCAAACCAG GTTTACATGATTGACTTTGGGCTTGCAAAAAGATACCGGGATGCAACAACCAATCGTCATATTCCTTAcag GGAGAATAAAAACTTGACAGGGACTGCACGTTATGCAAGTTGCAATACTCATCTTGGAATTG AGCAAAGCCGGCGGGATGATTTAGAATCACTGGGATAtgtgcttttatattttttgaggGGAAG CCTTCCATGGCAGGGTTTAAAGGCTGCCACAAAGAAGCAGAAGTATGACAAAATATGTGAGAAGAAGTTATCAACTCCTATAGAG gttctCTGCAAATCTCATCCAGTGGAGTTTGCTTCATACTTTCATTACTGCCACTCACTGACATTTGATCAGCGACCTGATTATGGATTCTTGAAGCGTCTGTTCCGTGACTTGTTTGCTCGTGAAG GATATGAAtttgatttcatatttgattGGACAATCATAAAGTATCAGCAGTCACAAAAGAATAGAACCCAGTCTCGAGTATCT TCTGTTCCTGTAGGTAGCAGTAGTCGTGCAATGCCACTAGATGTGGACAATCATCAAG CTGAAGTAAAAGAGCGTATTAGACCTGGAAATGCAACTGGTCCTGGTTTCCGGATGCATTTTAAATCACCAATTACGAAGAATTTAAGTTCTGAGAATCCTATTGAGAAGAAT GTGACGAGCGAAGACCACATGGCCTCTACTTCATATGCACTTGCTGGTTCCTCTAAAAGAAATTCCTCAAAGCTTGCATTGCCCACTGATACTGCAAATCCTGGTAATGGACATGGCAACCGAATGGGTCCTTCAAGTAGCTGGATATCGTCACTGCCACGCATCTCTTCTGCAAAGTGA
- the LOC121251977 gene encoding casein kinase 1-like protein 4 isoform X4 produces MERIIGGKYKLGRKIGSGSFGEIFLATHIDTFEIVAVKIENGKTKHPQLLYEAKLYNILQGGSGIPSIRWSGVDGEDNVLVLDLLGPSLEDLLVYCGRKFSLKTVLMLADQMITRIEYVHSKGFLHRDIKPDNFLMGLGRKANQVYMIDFGLAKRYRDATTNRHIPYRENKNLTGTARYASCNTHLGIEQSRRDDLESLGYVLLYFLRGSLPWQGLKAATKKQKYDKICEKKLSTPIEVLCKSHPVEFASYFHYCHSLTFDQRPDYGFLKRLFRDLFAREGYEFDFIFDWTIIKYQQSQKNRTQSRVSVRIFSACLFL; encoded by the exons ATGGAACGGATCATCGGCGGTAAGTACAAGCTCGGCCGCAAGATCGGCAGCGGATCGTTTGGTGAAATCTTCCTCG CTACGCATATCGATACATTTGAGATCGTCGCCGTTAAGATT GAAAACGGTAAAACTAAGCATCCGCAGCTCCTTTATGAGGCCAAGTTATACAATATTCTTCAAGGAGGAA GTGGTATTCCTAGCATAAGATGGTCTGGCGTAGACGGGGAGGACAATGTGCTTGTGCTCGATTTGTTAGGACCCAGTCTTGAGGACCTGTTGGTGTATTGTGGGAGGAAGTTCTCATTGAAGACAGTTCTAATGTTGGCTGATCAAATG attACAAGAATAGAGTACGTGCACTCTAAAGGATTCTTGCATAGAGACATAAAACCTGATAACTTCCTCATGGGTCTTGGTCGGAAAGCAAACCAG GTTTACATGATTGACTTTGGGCTTGCAAAAAGATACCGGGATGCAACAACCAATCGTCATATTCCTTAcag GGAGAATAAAAACTTGACAGGGACTGCACGTTATGCAAGTTGCAATACTCATCTTGGAATTG AGCAAAGCCGGCGGGATGATTTAGAATCACTGGGATAtgtgcttttatattttttgaggGGAAG CCTTCCATGGCAGGGTTTAAAGGCTGCCACAAAGAAGCAGAAGTATGACAAAATATGTGAGAAGAAGTTATCAACTCCTATAGAG gttctCTGCAAATCTCATCCAGTGGAGTTTGCTTCATACTTTCATTACTGCCACTCACTGACATTTGATCAGCGACCTGATTATGGATTCTTGAAGCGTCTGTTCCGTGACTTGTTTGCTCGTGAAG GATATGAAtttgatttcatatttgattGGACAATCATAAAGTATCAGCAGTCACAAAAGAATAGAACCCAGTCTCGAGTATCTGTACGTATATTCTCTGCTTG TCTGTTCCTGTAG
- the LOC121251977 gene encoding casein kinase 1-like protein 3 isoform X3: MTTFINFLKSVVFILSQSDVSNMTGGVLWLFLSESLITRIEYVHSKGFLHRDIKPDNFLMGLGRKANQVYMIDFGLAKRYRDATTNRHIPYRENKNLTGTARYASCNTHLGIEQSRRDDLESLGYVLLYFLRGSLPWQGLKAATKKQKYDKICEKKLSTPIEVLCKSHPVEFASYFHYCHSLTFDQRPDYGFLKRLFRDLFAREGYEFDFIFDWTIIKYQQSQKNRTQSRVSSVPVGSSSRAMPLDVDNHQGGVIVPLSAEVKERIRPGNATGPGFRMHFKSPITKNLSSENPIEKNVTSEDHMASTSYALAGSSKRNSSKLALPTDTANPGNGHGNRMGPSSSWISSLPRISSAK; the protein is encoded by the exons ATGACAACTTTCATCAACTTTCTAAAGAGCGTTGTGTTTATTTTGTCGCAATCAGATGTTTCCAATATGACTGGGGGTGTCCTGTGGCTTTTCTTATCCGAGTCACTG attACAAGAATAGAGTACGTGCACTCTAAAGGATTCTTGCATAGAGACATAAAACCTGATAACTTCCTCATGGGTCTTGGTCGGAAAGCAAACCAG GTTTACATGATTGACTTTGGGCTTGCAAAAAGATACCGGGATGCAACAACCAATCGTCATATTCCTTAcag GGAGAATAAAAACTTGACAGGGACTGCACGTTATGCAAGTTGCAATACTCATCTTGGAATTG AGCAAAGCCGGCGGGATGATTTAGAATCACTGGGATAtgtgcttttatattttttgaggGGAAG CCTTCCATGGCAGGGTTTAAAGGCTGCCACAAAGAAGCAGAAGTATGACAAAATATGTGAGAAGAAGTTATCAACTCCTATAGAG gttctCTGCAAATCTCATCCAGTGGAGTTTGCTTCATACTTTCATTACTGCCACTCACTGACATTTGATCAGCGACCTGATTATGGATTCTTGAAGCGTCTGTTCCGTGACTTGTTTGCTCGTGAAG GATATGAAtttgatttcatatttgattGGACAATCATAAAGTATCAGCAGTCACAAAAGAATAGAACCCAGTCTCGAGTATCT TCTGTTCCTGTAGGTAGCAGTAGTCGTGCAATGCCACTAGATGTGGACAATCATCAAG GTGGTGTTATCGTTCCTCTTTCAGCTGAAGTAAAAGAGCGTATTAGACCTGGAAATGCAACTGGTCCTGGTTTCCGGATGCATTTTAAATCACCAATTACGAAGAATTTAAGTTCTGAGAATCCTATTGAGAAGAAT GTGACGAGCGAAGACCACATGGCCTCTACTTCATATGCACTTGCTGGTTCCTCTAAAAGAAATTCCTCAAAGCTTGCATTGCCCACTGATACTGCAAATCCTGGTAATGGACATGGCAACCGAATGGGTCCTTCAAGTAGCTGGATATCGTCACTGCCACGCATCTCTTCTGCAAAGTGA